Below is a genomic region from Tripterygium wilfordii isolate XIE 37 chromosome 12, ASM1340144v1, whole genome shotgun sequence.
CATAAGGGGATGGCAGTAGTTGCTGCAAGAGCAACAAGGTTACCAATATATTCATCCTTCGCGAAAGAAGGCAATCTCAGTGATCTATTTGCGAAAGGGGAGGCCATCTCGACTCTCTTTAATGTTGTTGGGATAGGAGCTGGAATTCAATTAGCATCAACAGTGTGTTCATCAATGCAAGGAAAGGTATGGTATTTGTCTGGTGTCTGATTTAGGTTTGAAAGTGTGTAGGTAAGAACTTGTAACTTAAAATAAACAGAAATCACTTTTAACTAAATCTTGTGCTTTCTGAAGTTAGAATTATGATAGTTAAATATACTTGGCAGTTGGTTGTGGGGCCTCTCCTTTCTATCGTACATATCTACTGTGTGGTTGAAGAAATGCGAGCTACCCCTGTCAATACTTTGAATCCACAGAGAATGGCTTTGATTGTGGCTGATTTTGTAAAGGTTTGTCTTAACCTTCAAATTTAGTTTGTTCTTACTCCCTGACTTACCAGCCTCATTCTCTCTTTGTAACTTGATGCAGACTGGAAAAATATCAAGCCCAGCTGATCTAAGATACCAAGAAAACCTCTTATTACCTGGCAGACTTATAAAAGATGCTGGAAATGTCAAAGTTGGTAGGGCTTTCCATAAGGTTGTTAAACCTTCAAGACTTCCTGAATTGAAAGAAATATTTTCCGAGGAGAGGTTTCTTTTAAATCGTGGGAACAAATGGACTGACATGATATTAGAGCGCAATGCAACTGGTGAAGATGCATTGAGGGGGTGGCTAGTGGCTGCATATGCTGAGAGCATGGATAAATATTCTTACTATGAGTCAAATGCTAGTGTCTTGCAAGATGCATATGAAAGAATGAACAGCATTTTTACTCCATTTTTGTCTGAACTCCAGGCCAAAGGATGGCACACTGATCGTTTTCTTGATGGAACGGGAAGCCGCTTTGCATGGTAGTATTTTGTTGTCTGATGTAAACGCAAAGATCAATTTAGTCTCTGATTAACTTACTGGAGATGCCTCACAGGACCATATGTGTTAGGGCCATAGCGCG
It encodes:
- the LOC120010384 gene encoding protein root UVB sensitive 2, chloroplastic isoform X1; protein product: MDLLKKIKKKNMKEHDKQSEMQVSWIENSDSVSRHFQFEPDGRLSVKVLDDARPVHQRVVESFLNKFFPSGYPYSVNEGYLRYTQFRALQHFSSATLSVLSTQSLLFAAGLRPTPAQATAVSWILKDGMQHVGKLICSNLGARMDSEPKRWRIFADVLYDLGTGLEVLSPLCPHLFLEIAGLGNFAKGMAVVAARATRLPIYSSFAKEGNLSDLFAKGEAISTLFNVVGIGAGIQLASTVCSSMQGKLVVGPLLSIVHIYCVVEEMRATPVNTLNPQRMALIVADFVKTGKISSPADLRYQENLLLPGRLIKDAGNVKVGRAFHKVVKPSRLPELKEIFSEERFLLNRGNKWTDMILERNATGEDALRGWLVAAYAESMDKYSYYESNASVLQDAYERMNSIFTPFLSELQAKGWHTDRFLDGTGSRFAW
- the LOC120010384 gene encoding protein root UVB sensitive 2, chloroplastic isoform X2; translation: MKEHDKQSEMQVSWIENSDSVSRHFQFEPDGRLSVKVLDDARPVHQRVVESFLNKFFPSGYPYSVNEGYLRYTQFRALQHFSSATLSVLSTQSLLFAAGLRPTPAQATAVSWILKDGMQHVGKLICSNLGARMDSEPKRWRIFADVLYDLGTGLEVLSPLCPHLFLEIAGLGNFAKGMAVVAARATRLPIYSSFAKEGNLSDLFAKGEAISTLFNVVGIGAGIQLASTVCSSMQGKLVVGPLLSIVHIYCVVEEMRATPVNTLNPQRMALIVADFVKTGKISSPADLRYQENLLLPGRLIKDAGNVKVGRAFHKVVKPSRLPELKEIFSEERFLLNRGNKWTDMILERNATGEDALRGWLVAAYAESMDKYSYYESNASVLQDAYERMNSIFTPFLSELQAKGWHTDRFLDGTGSRFAW